DNA sequence from the Mycobacteriales bacterium genome:
AAGTCCGGCTTGAGGCGGTGTCATGACCGTCTCGTCACCGGATCGCATCCGCCTACGCCGGGCGGTCGAGGCGCTGCGCTCGGGCGTGCCCAGCTGGGACGCCGTGGCCGCGCTCGGCTCCGGCCAGCCGGAGGTGGAGGATCGCTTCAGCGCGATGCTCAACGACGTCGGCAGCGGGCGGGCGGGCGGCGGGCCGCTGGGGCTGCTGCTCGGCGGCGGTTTCGGCGCAGGCAAGTCACACGTGCTCACCCACCTCGGCCACCTCGCGTTGGATGCCCGCTTCGTCGTGTCCACGGTCGTCATCAGCAAGGAAACACCGCTGCACGATCCGGCCAAAGTCGTCCGCGCCGCCGTCGAGTCCGCCGTCGCTCCCGGCCGGCTCCGGGGCGCCGTCGCGGAGGCAGCCGCGGCACTCGACCCGGACACCCCTGCCTACGCCGCATTCAGCCGCTGGCTCGCCGCGCCGGGCAGCGCGGTGGACGAGCGGTTCGCGGCTTCGCTCCTGGTGCACGAGCGGCTGCGCGGCGGGGAGGCCCCCGAGGGCGACGAGACCGTCGACGCCGTCGTCCGCTTCTGGTCGGGCGACCCCATGCGCACCTCTGACCTGCGCCGGGCGCTGAAGGCCGTCGGCGCAGCCGGGCTCTACTCCTTCGGCTCCATCTCCGCGCGCGAGCTCGCCCGCCAGCGGCTGCGTTTCCTCGCCGGGCTCTTCCACGCGGCCGGGCACGCCGGGTGGGTCGTGTTCTTCGACGAGGTCGAGCTCATCGGCCGCTACTCGCTGCTGCAACGCGGCCGGTCCTATGCCGAGATCGCTCGTTGGATGGGCAGTGATGCAGCCGACCGAACACCGCTGGTCGGCGTGCTCGCTATGACCGACGACTTCGAGGCCGCTGTGCTCGCAGCTTCCGGCAAGGACGACCGAGCCGCCCTGCCTGCACGGCTACGCGCCAAGCAAACCCCGGAGTGGGACGAGACGGCGACTCTCGCGGAGGCCGGCATGCGCCACATCGAGCGCGACCTGGTGGCGCTCACGCCGCCGGACGCAGCGGAGCTCGACCGCGCCTACGCCACGCTGAAGCGACTGCACGGCGAGGCTTTCGGCTGGTCGCCGCCGGACGTGCCCGGCCTGGAGCGACTCGGGGCGACCCGGATGCGCCAGTACGTCCGGGCCTGGATCAACGAGTGGGACCTGGTGCGCCTCGATCCGACGTACACGCCGGTCACCGAGACCGTCGCGATCCGCAGCGACTACCGGGAGGACGCGGCCTGGGAGGGCGACTGATTCAGCACCACGATGCATGGCCATGCGCATCAAGATGCTAAGGTCGACGCGTGAGGACGACCGTGACGCTCGACGATGACGTCGCTGCCGCCGTGCAGCGACTCCGCAAAGACGAGGGCGTGGGGCTGAGCGAGGCGCTCAACGAGCTGGCGCGGGCCGGTCTGCGGGTCCGGCCGCGGCGCGCCCGGTTCCGC
Encoded proteins:
- a CDS encoding ribbon-helix-helix domain-containing protein, yielding MRTTVTLDDDVAAAVQRLRKDEGVGLSEALNELARAGLRVRPRRARFRQRSAPLGLRVDVSNVGEALESLDGPTAR
- a CDS encoding BREX system ATP-binding domain-containing protein, with translation MTVSSPDRIRLRRAVEALRSGVPSWDAVAALGSGQPEVEDRFSAMLNDVGSGRAGGGPLGLLLGGGFGAGKSHVLTHLGHLALDARFVVSTVVISKETPLHDPAKVVRAAVESAVAPGRLRGAVAEAAAALDPDTPAYAAFSRWLAAPGSAVDERFAASLLVHERLRGGEAPEGDETVDAVVRFWSGDPMRTSDLRRALKAVGAAGLYSFGSISARELARQRLRFLAGLFHAAGHAGWVVFFDEVELIGRYSLLQRGRSYAEIARWMGSDAADRTPLVGVLAMTDDFEAAVLAASGKDDRAALPARLRAKQTPEWDETATLAEAGMRHIERDLVALTPPDAAELDRAYATLKRLHGEAFGWSPPDVPGLERLGATRMRQYVRAWINEWDLVRLDPTYTPVTETVAIRSDYREDAAWEGD